A genomic segment from Diadema setosum chromosome 11, eeDiaSeto1, whole genome shotgun sequence encodes:
- the LOC140234627 gene encoding somatostatin receptor type 2-like — MNNLTINDTWDMSCDGSFNMSREAAMLLSYSEAQVLVITIFLPIVLIIGLINNIAFIYVVVRVQCMKTITNTCLVHLALSDLIFLTIAIGDKIWAYVNSPINPDNSHFGLAGCIIVELTVNTTYFAALFFVTLVALERFYAVCRPQKERGMKAMRTFRWLQLGSWATAALLSATFMPAYSKITTLCASWPEGEPFQTWPEKFQWCSPVKAWTRDYTESVRAIPFFVAFFINVFLFAGIVRGLNKAVERARLTGKRDKNIKLRNQITWMLIVNGLVFFLCLAPFEILSILKAVGKYDSTTMSEEIGMQFSQMLAYLNSLINPVIYTAMSTRYRAAFINGLLPAQCRQRWQSIGFQNSTGHISMTNSNIHNHNEHVNGKHA; from the coding sequence ATGAATAACCTGACAATAAACGACACGTGGGACATGTCATGTGATGGGTCGTTTAACATGTCCCGCGAGGCTGCCATGCTCCTCTCCTATTCCGAGGCTCAGGTCCTGGTCATCACCATATTCTTACCTATTGTGCTCATCATCGGCCTGATCAACAACATTGCATTCATTTACGTCGTGGTCCGTGTGCAGTGCATGAAGACGATAACGAACACATGTTTGGTACACCTCGCCTTGTCAGATCTCATCTTCTTGACCATCGCAATTGGAGATAAAATATGGGCCTACGTGAACTCACCAATTAATCCTGACAACTCACATTTTGGGCTTGCGGGTTGTATCATAGTCGAGCTCACTGTGAACACCACTTATTTTGCCGCGCTGTTTTTCGTCACGCTAGTGGCCCTGGAACGTTTCTATGCAGTATGCCGTCCGCAGAAGGAACGCGGAATGAAGGCCATGAGAACGTTTCGCTGGCTCCAGCTCGGCTCCTGGGCTACAGCGGCTCTCCTGTCGGCCACTTTTATGCCAGCCTACAGCAAAATAACAACGTTGTGTGCCTCATGGCCAGAGGGGGAACCCTTCCAGACTTGGCCGGAGAAATTCCAGTGGTGCTCGCCAGTTAAGGCCTGGACGCGAGATTACACGGAGAGCGTACGAGCCATCCCCTTCTTCGTTGCGTTCTTCATCAACGTCTTTCTCTTCGCAGGGATCGTCCGCGGGTTGAACAAGGCCGTGGAGCGGGCAAGGCTCACCGGGAAACGCGACAAGAACATCAAGTTACGCAACCAGATCACCTGGATGTTAATTGTTAATGGACTAGTGTTTTTTCTCTGCCTCGCGCCCTTCGAGATCCTTTCCATCTTGAAGGCTGTCGGAAAATACGACTCGACGACCATGAGCGAGGAAATCGGAATGCAGTTCTCGCAGATGTTGGCCTACCTGAACTCACTGATCAACCCGGTGATCTACACGGCAATGAGCACACGGTACCGCGCTGCCTTCATCAACGGGCTCCTGCCGGCACAGTGCCGACAACGATGGCAGAGCATAGGATTTCAGAACAGTACTGGCCACATTAGCATGACAAACTCTAATATTCACAACCACAACGAGCATGTAAATGGGAAACACGCCTAG